The genome window AATAGGTACTCCCGCTTTTTTGCATGCTACAATGTCTCTTTGCTCATCACCAATGTATAAAACTTCTGATGGTGTAATGTTAGAGTCCTTTAAAAATTTTTTAATCACTTTATCCTTCCCGAAAATACGGTTTGAGCATAGAACATTTGACACACAATGAATGGCATTCATTTTTAGAAATTCTAAAATGTTCTCCTTTGAATTGGAGGAAATAATAAGGATTTTATAGCCCCTTTTATCAATTTCCATAAGGACTTCTTTAATACCATCATAAAGATGAACATCATTTAATGACTGTCGATATAATCGATAAAACTGTGGTAAAATCATAGGCAATTTATACATAGGAAAGTCAAATAATTTACTTCGATCCGCGATAGATAATTTTTTCAATGATTCAATTTCCTTTAACTCTATTCCTTTAAATTTATATTTCTGCGCAAGTGTATTCCAAGCTGATGCAAACACAGCCGTAGAATCTGCCAGTGTTCCATCAAAATCAAAGATGATATATTTCATAGTAAACTTTCTCCTTTATAATCTAGTTGTATTGACGCTTTTTTCTTAAAAAAGTTACTAGGAATAGGAACGCCTATTCTTAATATAATGACATGATTATACAGGATATGAAACAAAGTAATGCAAATAACTCTAGATGAGCAAATTTTTTCACTAATAGGTAAATATTTTTTCAGATTAAAGGGAACAAGACATTTTCTTTTGATAAATATTGTACCGAAGAATGCGTAAAATTCAACAACGAAAGTCTTTGTTTTGAAGAAGAATTGAAATGTAATCCAAAAACCAAAGACCTTGGAACAAAAGGTACTTTGGTTTTTGGATTAATAAGCGGCGCTGTAAAAGGCAGTTTATTGTGTTTTCTTCATAAATAATGAAAGCACAACGTTGAGCATAGCTAGTACTAAACTAATTTTAACATCTTTCAGCAAATGTTTTTTGCCGAAAGCGTAGCGACAGGTACAGATGTTTTATATAACGTAAGTGAAACGGCAGTCCGAGGCATAATTGATTGCTGTTTCACTAAATAACCCGACAAAGCCTGTTACCAAAAGGGCAGCCGTTATGGAGCGCACTGAAAAACTTACGCTTTCAAATTAGCGAACCTTTTTCAGATAATAATAAGGCACTTCTTGTTCAATTTTGAACAGGAAGTGCCTTATTTCTGTCTCTATTCCTTATTCATTTTCGTTTAGTAGCTTTAATATCCGTTTCAAATTGACAGCGAATATCGTTGTAGCACCTTGAATTTCCATGCCAAATAGACCCGCAGTCGATGCCGTATCGTACCCGTGTCCGTTTTTTAATTCACTATTCTTCGCTTCTACTTTATAGCGATTTGTGGCTAATTGCTTAAAAGCTTCCGTATTTTGAAATGCCTCTTGTTCGGCATGTGTATCCGACTTAATTGTGACAGAATACGTTTTACTTTTTGCGCCTTCTTTATAACAGCCCTCTCTCATTGGACATACTTTGCATTTTTCAATATCAAAATAATATGTCTGACTTTGATTCATACTCGTTCCTTTTTTACCCGTACGTGCTTTTCTTGTCACGAGATGACCGGCCTTACAAACAAACATTCCAGCATCTTTATTAAACTCAAACTTGTCTTCTTCTTTTCGTGGTCCTTGTGTAAGAATAGGGTTCAACTTTGCCACAAGTGCGATTTTCTCTTCTTTAGTATATTCGATGTTTGCCTTTTCAGAGTAAGCTGCGTCTCCAATAACTGTATTAATTTTCATACCTGCTTGTGTGCTTTTTTCAATTAACTCTTGAAGATATTTTCCATCGCTTTTTTCACCTGTTGTAATGACAGCCGCTGTAATAATACGTTCATCACTCAACGCGATATGTGTCTTATACCCGAAGAAAGAAGAATCCGACGTCTTATGCCCTTTTCGCGCATCCGCATCAGAAGAGTAATTTAGATGTTCTTGGAAATCTTCTGCGGCTTCTTTTAAAACATTCAGCTTTTCTTTGACAGCTGGCATTTGTGCAATTTGTGGTTCCTTTTCAATGACTGAAATAACTTCCTTACAGTAAGCTAATTCATCCTTTACTTCGTTAGAAGTGGTCTTTACGGGGAATTTGTCTTTCATCGATTCGTCAATTTTGTAGACAGCTTTTCGAGCGTTTTTTGATTTCTCTTGTAAAAATTCTTTAGGCGTTTTTTGGTTGTAACGTGCTTTTGTATGTGTGGCATCCACAATAATCGTTTGACTGTTGATGATTTTTTCTCCAATGCGATCTCAACTGTTTTCCCAATGAGCATGTCTAATAAGCTTACGTCTTGGAGACGAATCCGACGAAATTTTGTAAGCGAACTTGAATCAATGACTGGGTCTTCTGGCGCCATGTCCAAAAAATATTTGAATGACATATCGTACTTTGAACGCTCTACAAGGTCGACGTCTGATACATCATAAATCGCTTTTAATAATAAGTACTTAAACATGCGAATTGGAGAAATGGCATTACGTCCATTATCTAAACAATATTTTGTTTTTAACTCTTCTAAAATGAATGAAAAATCAACAAGTTCATTGATTTGGCGAAGCATATTATCTTTTGGCACAACAATATCGTAGATCGCCATATATGGACTTAAATGAAGGGTTTCTTGATTTGAAATCATCGGGGGCACCACCTGCACATTAATTCTTTTATTATAAAGGAAAACGTGACTAAAATAATAGTGTGATACATTGCGTTGTTTGGAGAAGCATCGCTCGACTCCTGCGGGAAAGCGAGACAGACGAGACCCCGCACGAAGCGAAGCGTAGGAGGAGGCTCGGCGCTCCATAGCTGTCAACTTAAGAAAAATGTGTATTCCTTTTAAAAAGTTGGTATAGATAATTACTAACTTTTTGAAAGGAGTTTTTTTATGATGATGCCAAAACATGTACAGTTACTCCAAAAGTTATTTGAATTCATTCGCCCTGAAAGAGTAGATGAAATCGCAAGGGAAACTGGTTTCATCAAAAGAAAGCGCCTTGTAACAGCTAGCGATTTTCTTTCTTTACTTTTTCATGTTCACGGTAATTTAGTAGACTGTACGATTCAAGAACTATGTACAAAATTACTAACAGAACAAGATATTTTGATTAGTCGTGCAGCTGTAGATAAAAAATTCACACCTGAAGCCACAGCTTTTTTACAGCGGCTCATTCAAGAGTTTTTACTCGAACAACAACAACTACAGCTCCCATCGCTCTCTTTGACGGATTCATGGCCGTTTTCAAGTATTCGTGTATTGGATTCCACTGTCGTTAGCGTGCCAGAACGTTTCAAAAAACGCACACAAAAAACTCAACAAGCATCAGCGAAAATTCAGTTTGAATACGATATTCTTTCTGGTCAATCGACATTTCTTCACGTTGCTTTCCAAAATATCAATGATGCTAAGATGGGCGCCAGTAGGATTCCATTTATTACAGAGAATGAACTCTGTATGCAAGATTTAGGTTACTTTAGCTTTGAAAATTTTAAAAAGATAGAGAGCAAAGAAGCATTTTTTATCTCAAAAGTGCGAACAGACGGGTATGTAGCTTTTAAAAATCCATTCCCATCGTATCATCCAAATGGCAAAGTGATTCAAAGTAGTCTGTATCATCGGATTGATTTAGTGGCGCTTTGTGAAAAGTTAGTACCAGGAGAATATTTAGAATTAGAAGAAGTTTATTTTGGACGAGATGCCCATTTTCCAGCCCGCTGTATTATTTTTTCGCATAATGAGCACCGTGAGGAACAACAAATCCAAAAAATTAATCGCCGGGCTGTCAAATCAGGAAAGGTACCAAAACAAGTGGTGCGTGATTTAGCAGGCATTACCATTTATATATCCAATCTGCCCGAGTGGATCTCTGCACGTCAAATCGTTGAATTATATCGCTTGCGTTGGCAAGTCGAATTAACTTTTAAAGTATGGAAGTCTAATTTGGAAATAGACCATTTCAAAGTGATGAAGAAGGAAAGGTGGCTCTGCCATTTATACGGCACCATCCTCGTCTATTTAATTAGCCAATTGATTGCGTATCAATTGAGAAATTTCATTTGGGAAGAGAAACAAGTAGAAATTAGTGAAGTGGTCGCTACAAGCAGTATCGCTACAGTCGTTTTACCTAAACTTTACGAAATGAGTATAAAAAAAGGGCAGTCGTTTAAAGACATAGTCCAAGCAGCTACTCAATTACTTCTAAAAACCGCTAGGAAACCGAAATCCATCAAGGGGACAGCCTTTAAACGCCTTCAACTTATATAGAATAACCAAAAATTACCATATCTATAAGGGTAGTTTATTTGGTATTCCCAAAAATACTTTCCCTCTTTCTATAAACGTAAAACTCATTGTTCATTAAAAAAATAATCAATTGGATATTTTTTAAAATCTTAAGTTGACAGCTATGGGCTCGGCGCTCGCCCGCGGAAAGCGAGCGGAATGCTTCGGAAAACAACAGTAGAGTCACAGTGCCAAATGAAAAAAGCGAGGCATTCAACGATTTAATCATTGAATACCTCGCAATGTGAGAAGCTATGGACTTTTTCAGTGCCTTCGCCGTTATGGGACCTGTTTTTATTTCTTTATTCAATTGCTATAACTCCTTCAAAAACATATTTGTGATAGTGGTTCCTAAAGAACTTCATGCATCCTAGAAGCTATGAGAAGTTAATATGATAAAACTGCAGAATTTTCGGATAATAATATTGTGTAAAATTCTATAAGTTTTTTTGATATAACTTATGCTAGTTATATTATGGATAGTTGAACCACTTTTTTTATGTAATCGTGATGTTGATTTTCAGCGATTTTCTTTCCTTATAGTTAGTACACCTCCATGATACCAACCCGCCTGTTTTTTACTATAGCAAGAAAAAAATTCTCTGAAGTACGTACTTTTTTACGCTCAAACATACGATTTCACAATTTAGATAATTTTTTTTGATATAGCATTCATTTTTTAGAGAGATAGTGATGGCTAGAGGATTTTAGATGAGAGGATCAGTTTTATAAAGTAGAGGAGTATAAAAAGTACCTGTCATCCGTTAGTAATGAGACGGCTGACAGGTACGGCCTATTATAAAGCATTTTCTGTTTTTTCTCGTTTTTTTATTAAATAATATGCATTTACTGAGGAAGTAATAGGAATGATGAGTGCTATCCCAATGCCTGCACAAAATATCATAATCATTTCAGTGGCAAATACTTTAGAATTTATAATGTCGCCAATTGAATAAGATAAATCTTTAAACCATATTAGCAAGCTTAAATATCCACCAAAGAAAGCGAAAAATAATGTATTTGTATCTGTACCTAAAATGTCCTTTCCAATGCTTAATCCAGATGTAAATAATTTTTTTCTGCTAATGAATGGGTTATGATGAAGAATCTCATGCATGGAAGTTGCGATGGAAATGGCAACTTCCAAAATGGCACCAATTGTACTTATAATAATGACGGAAGCGCCAATTTGAACAAAGTCGACGCTAATGTAAAGTGAAAATATGCTAATTTCCTCTGTTGATTCTTCGCCAAAGCCTCGAATCATTGATTTCTCCGTCACAAAAACAATGAACAGTAATAAAATTACTATGGTAATCATCGTAGAAATGAATGCAGTCACCGTTTTACTGCTCATTTCATTAATATAAAATAAGCTTATCCAACTTATGACTGTACAGGCAATGAGCGTTAATATAATCGGACTATTTTTTGGATTGGTCATTAAAAAGATGGTAATAAAGAGCACTCCAAAGTTTAAAAATAAAGATAGAAAAGATCGTACTCCTTTTTTTCCACCAATAACTATCATCAATATAAATAAAATGGCAGTTAACCACACTAATACATTCATTATTTTTGCCTCTTTCGATTAATGAAAAAAATAGAAGTGTATAGACTGATGGGAATCGTTAAGACAACGCCAATACCACCTGCTAAGGCCCGAGCTAACTCTAACGAAAGGTTCATGGATAGTGTTAGCCCTAATGTAGAAGAATTTTTCAAATATAAAATTAACATAGGTATTGATCCACTTATATAAACAAAAAATAAAATACTTGTGATTGGTCCCATGATATCTTTTCCAATATCAATCCCTGAGGTTTTCAGTGCTTTGTCAGAAATAGTATGATCTTGTTCAAATAAAGCAAAAATCGAAGAAGCCATTGTAATTGAAACATCCATTACAGCTCCTAGTGATCCAATAAATAACCCAGCCATAAAAACCGTTCGATAAGGCCGCGTTAAAAATTGCATTTCTTCATAACGAAGACCATTTTCGGATGTAATCCACATGACTAAAGAGGTAATCAATAACGAAATAAATATTCCTATAAGTGTTGCAACAATCGCTGCATATGTTTTTTCATTAAAACCGTTAATGAGTAACAAAGAAATGACTGTAAATAAAAGAATACATACCCCACTTATGAATATCAAACTTATATTTGAATGCTTCACATATAAATCCAGAGCGAAGGATAATACAAGAGCATTCACAATCAAACTGATGATCGAAAACAATCCTTGCCTTTTACCAACAATCAGCAAAGCAAAAACAAAAACCCACGCAACCAACAAGACAAATTGATCGCGCTTTACGTCTAAAATAGTCCCTGTTAAATCTGCGTTTTTGTTTGTGTTTGCTTTAATGTCAACAAATAATTTATTCCCAACATGGTACTCTTGATCGAAGGCCCCAGATGCTGAATACTCATTTGTAAAATGAATAAGCCGACCTTTTTCTTCACCATTTTTTAATACAGCAGTAATAAGCTGAGTATATAAATGATCATCATTTTCATACATATCCGTTACAGGGGTTGATTCTTCTAATTCTGTTTTTATAACTTCTGCAATTGAACGATCATAAAATGCTTCGTTGTGATAAACGAAATAAACCGAAGCGATGAAGCAAATTACAATAAAGGTATAAAATATAACTTTTTTATAAGACTTTTTTTTCAAGATGTTTTGCATTAATAAAACCTCCAATGAGAGAAGGGAATCTAATCATGTTCGTAGCAAGTGCTATTGTTGAAGTTGCAACAAACAACGCCTCACACTAACACTACAAATTGTCATTGTCAAGCCGATCAAAAATAGCCATGTATAATGTAACGCTCTAATGGATTAGAGGTTCCTTATTTAAAATACCCCTTGAGAGCTAAATTATCGGTAAAAATAAAAATACCGGTAAAAATTTTTATTAAGAATTATCTGGATAACCTAATAAAATAGTGTTATCGTAAGAAATAGCTAAATAAAAATATCCTTCGGGGTCGGGTGAAATTCCCAATCGGCGGTGATGAAGCAATTCAAAGTCCGTGAGCGCAAGCTGATTTGGTGCAAATCCAAAACCGACAGTTATAGTCTGGATGGGAGAAGGGTAAAAGTATGAGCTTTTTAAATTCACTTGAGTTTATAAGGTTTATTTGAGTATGCTTTTATGTAAACTACTTCCCATCGTTTAAGTTGGGAAGTTTTTTTTATCTTTATTCAGTAGGTGTTTGGACACCCACTGAATAAAGATAAAGCCTCCGGACGCAATTACGCCAAGGCGAAATTGATTTATTTAGCTAACGAATTGAATAGCAGTAGTTCTTCGGGGTCGGGTGAAATTCCCAATCGGCGGTGATGAAGTAATTCAAAGTCCGTGAGCGCAAGCTGATTTGGTGCAAATCCAAAACCGACAGTGACAGTCTGGATGGGAGAAGAACGATGAGATGACAGCCTATGGAAAAATTTTGTATCCATGAGGTTTATTTGTTAACGTCTTATTTATATGAACTCCCAAACCCCTTTAATCAAAGGGGTTTTTTGTTTGAACGAAAATTTTTGATTGCTGGGAGGAGGTACAGAAGGATAGAACTGTCAAAATGACAGATAGAAATCCGAAAGCGAAGGTTAGAAACCTATAACAAGTGAATGGAACACTTCAAAGCGTAGGAAGCAGGTGAAAAAATGTTTACAGGGATTGTTGAGGATGTTGGTACCGTAAAAACCTTGCAAAACGATAAGGAAAGTATGAAAATTACTGTTATTTCTTCAAAAATGGTGGAGGATGTTAAGCTCGGGGATAGTATAGCAGTCAATGGTATTTGTTTAACAGTGACACATTTTAATGAACAGGAGCTAACAATGGATGTAATGCCTGAAACGGTGAGAGCAACAAATTTACAGCAGCTTGCTGTTGGAAATCCGGTAAATTTAGAGCGCGCCATGCCTGCTAGTGGACGGTTCGGTGGTCATTTTGTATCTGGACATGTAGACGGAGTAGGGAAAATATTGCGTAAGCGGCCATTAGCAAATGCAATCTATATTGATATTGAGCTATTAGAGGAGTTAACGAGCTACTGTATTCTAAAGGGCTCCATCACGATTGACGGTGCGAGCTTAACACTTTTTCATGTCGAGAAAAATAGTGTCACAGTATCACTGATACCCCACACTTACAAGGAAACAATTTTAGGTATGAAGAAAATTGGTGATCTCGTCAATGTAGAGACAGATTTAGTTGGAAAATACATTTTGCATCAACTTAAGCGTGGGCAGGAAACGCCGACCATTACAAGAGACTTCTTAGCGCAAAATGGGTTTTAACTTCTTTCAGCAGAAGTCAAAACATCCGCTGAAAGAAGTTAAAGCCTCCGGCGGATGTCACAGAATCGGAAAGGAGTTCGCATAGGATGTTAGCCTAAAATCACCGCATCCATGCGATAACGGCTAACTGACCTGCATCACGCAGGCCTAAGCACAAAGCCGATTTCGGACGCAATTATGCCGAGGCATAATTGATCTAATAACATATTACGAACAGGAGGTGGCGATATTGCTACATTCAATTGAAGAAGCAATAGAGGATTTAAAACAAGGTAAGATGATTGTTGTAGTGGATGATGAGGACCGAGAAAATGAAGGGGATTTACTAGCACTGGCGGAGTTTATGACACCTGAAACAATTAACTTTATGGCGACCTATGGAAGAGGTCTTATTTGTACGCCGATTTCACAGCAGCTCGCACAAAAATTAGCATTAAACCCTATGGTTAGTATCAATACAGATAATCATCAAACGGCATTTACCGTTAGCCTAGATCATGTGAACACAACGACAGGAATTAGCGCCTTTGAACGGGCGATGACTATAAAAAAAATGATAGAACCACAAGCAAAGGCTGAGGATTTTCGTAGACCAGGTCATGTATTTCCATTAATAGCAAAGGAAGATGGTGTATTAGAGCGTAGAGGACATACGGAAGCAACAATTGATTTGGCCAAGCTTTGTCACAGTATTCCCGCAGGCATTATTTGTGAAATTATGGGGGACAATGGCAAAATGCTACGCTTTCATGACCTTGTTAAATATGCAGCGCAACATCATTTAAAAATGATTTCAATTGAAGCATTGGCAACATATCGACGCCAACAAATAATAGAAGAAAACAAACTAACAATATGAAGGCTATCACCAAAAATTTGGGATGACATTTGTTAAAACGTACTCCATGTATATAAGTTGATTGGAGTGGAGACTGGGCAACTCCTTGGGGTTCAGCGTCACAGATGAGACCCTGGAGCGCAAGCGAGTAGGGAACGAAGGCTAAATGCATCACGTCCTGTGATAACGCCTTCGTGACCAATATCCTGCCACTGCCGCTTCGCTTTCGCGCAAAAAACATCCTGTCGCTGCCGCGCTTTCGCACAGAAAACTATTTGTTGCCCCGACACCCCCAGGAAAGCGCCCAGTCGGAACGGAAATCAACCCCACGTTATTGTGATTAGATAATATAAATTAGGAGAGATTAAAAATGGGTAAAACATTTGAAGCACAATTAATTGGTACGGATTTGAAAATAGCGGTAGTAGTAGGTCGTTTCAATGAATTTATTACAAGTAAATTATTAGACGGGGCGTTAGATGGTTTAAAGCGTCATGGTGTAGTTGAGGATTCTATCGATGTAGCATGGGTTCCTGGTGCATTTGAAGTTCCTTACATCGCTAAACAGTTGGCTGAAACAAAGAAGTATGACGCAATTATTGGATTAGGTACGGTGATTCGTGGCTCTACAACACACTATGACTATGTATGTAATGAATCGGCAAAAGGTATTGCAAGTGTGTCACTATCTACAAATGTACCAGTTATTTTTGGCATTGTTACCACTGAAAATATCGAGCAAGCGATTGAGCGCGCAGGTACTAAATCAGGCAATAAAGGCTATGATGCGGCAATGTCTGCTATTGAAATGGCAAACTTAAAGAAGATGATTCGATAAAGTATTTTCTATAGTATCGGTATTTAATAGTGAATTATTCTAATCAGGCACTTTAAGCAACATGTATCCTTGAATATTTTTTAAATCCATGGGGAAAATATCCGTAAGTGTATTTATTGAAAGTTTAACTTCATTCAGCAAATGTTTTCGTAGCGAAAGCAAAGCGACAGCTACAAATGTTTTCGTAGCGAAAGCAAAGCGACAGCTACAAATGTTTTCGTAGCGAAAGAGAAGCGACAGCTACAATTACGCTAAGGCGAAATTGATTTCTCATAAATGTACTAATCTGGAGCTGACTCAGTAGGAGATGAGGAATATTTCATCAATGGAACATGATTTAAATTTGAAATCTTTGAAGGCACTATTTCAACGCTCTGCTGATGTGATATTCCAAGAGTTTATCTTTCAGCAACATAAAGTAC of Lysinibacillus agricola contains these proteins:
- a CDS encoding HAD hydrolase-like protein is translated as MKYIIFDFDGTLADSTAVFASAWNTLAQKYKFKGIELKEIESLKKLSIADRSKLFDFPMYKLPMILPQFYRLYRQSLNDVHLYDGIKEVLMEIDKRGYKILIISSNSKENILEFLKMNAIHCVSNVLCSNRIFGKDKVIKKFLKDSNITPSEVLYIGDEQRDIVACKKAGVPIIWVGWGYDAIEVIQQEEPEYKVATPQEILTII
- a CDS encoding IS4 family transposase, which gives rise to MMMPKHVQLLQKLFEFIRPERVDEIARETGFIKRKRLVTASDFLSLLFHVHGNLVDCTIQELCTKLLTEQDILISRAAVDKKFTPEATAFLQRLIQEFLLEQQQLQLPSLSLTDSWPFSSIRVLDSTVVSVPERFKKRTQKTQQASAKIQFEYDILSGQSTFLHVAFQNINDAKMGASRIPFITENELCMQDLGYFSFENFKKIESKEAFFISKVRTDGYVAFKNPFPSYHPNGKVIQSSLYHRIDLVALCEKLVPGEYLELEEVYFGRDAHFPARCIIFSHNEHREEQQIQKINRRAVKSGKVPKQVVRDLAGITIYISNLPEWISARQIVELYRLRWQVELTFKVWKSNLEIDHFKVMKKERWLCHLYGTILVYLISQLIAYQLRNFIWEEKQVEISEVVATSSIATVVLPKLYEMSIKKGQSFKDIVQAATQLLLKTARKPKSIKGTAFKRLQLI
- a CDS encoding YibE/F family protein, with amino-acid sequence MNVLVWLTAILFILMIVIGGKKGVRSFLSLFLNFGVLFITIFLMTNPKNSPIILTLIACTVISWISLFYINEMSSKTVTAFISTMITIVILLLFIVFVTEKSMIRGFGEESTEEISIFSLYISVDFVQIGASVIIISTIGAILEVAISIATSMHEILHHNPFISRKKLFTSGLSIGKDILGTDTNTLFFAFFGGYLSLLIWFKDLSYSIGDIINSKVFATEMIMIFCAGIGIALIIPITSSVNAYYLIKKREKTENAL
- a CDS encoding YibE/F family protein, whose protein sequence is MQNILKKKSYKKVIFYTFIVICFIASVYFVYHNEAFYDRSIAEVIKTELEESTPVTDMYENDDHLYTQLITAVLKNGEEKGRLIHFTNEYSASGAFDQEYHVGNKLFVDIKANTNKNADLTGTILDVKRDQFVLLVAWVFVFALLIVGKRQGLFSIISLIVNALVLSFALDLYVKHSNISLIFISGVCILLFTVISLLLINGFNEKTYAAIVATLIGIFISLLITSLVMWITSENGLRYEEMQFLTRPYRTVFMAGLFIGSLGAVMDVSITMASSIFALFEQDHTISDKALKTSGIDIGKDIMGPITSILFFVYISGSIPMLILYLKNSSTLGLTLSMNLSLELARALAGGIGVVLTIPISLYTSIFFINRKRQK
- the ribE gene encoding riboflavin synthase, producing the protein MFTGIVEDVGTVKTLQNDKESMKITVISSKMVEDVKLGDSIAVNGICLTVTHFNEQELTMDVMPETVRATNLQQLAVGNPVNLERAMPASGRFGGHFVSGHVDGVGKILRKRPLANAIYIDIELLEELTSYCILKGSITIDGASLTLFHVEKNSVTVSLIPHTYKETILGMKKIGDLVNVETDLVGKYILHQLKRGQETPTITRDFLAQNGF
- the ribB gene encoding 3,4-dihydroxy-2-butanone-4-phosphate synthase — protein: MAILLHSIEEAIEDLKQGKMIVVVDDEDRENEGDLLALAEFMTPETINFMATYGRGLICTPISQQLAQKLALNPMVSINTDNHQTAFTVSLDHVNTTTGISAFERAMTIKKMIEPQAKAEDFRRPGHVFPLIAKEDGVLERRGHTEATIDLAKLCHSIPAGIICEIMGDNGKMLRFHDLVKYAAQHHLKMISIEALATYRRQQIIEENKLTI
- the ribH gene encoding 6,7-dimethyl-8-ribityllumazine synthase translates to MGKTFEAQLIGTDLKIAVVVGRFNEFITSKLLDGALDGLKRHGVVEDSIDVAWVPGAFEVPYIAKQLAETKKYDAIIGLGTVIRGSTTHYDYVCNESAKGIASVSLSTNVPVIFGIVTTENIEQAIERAGTKSGNKGYDAAMSAIEMANLKKMIR